A single genomic interval of SAR324 cluster bacterium harbors:
- a CDS encoding sugar ABC transporter substrate-binding protein translates to MTKENVFQEFGRKSFRTLKNCVLGTTLACLTASPVLASDTRVALVPGGPHPYFAAWEKAGQDAKRDFGLSGADYRVPQKWELSQQNQLLESLLTQGYNGFLIFPGDPVGTNSIASELTAEGTPVIALAGCLKQPTPAVFCLGTDTGNSAYLGTKELIKTLGGKGKIAHFTGFLVDPNTQLRIDAVQKAANETGGAVEVIQVIADIDAPEPAEEKINAFLAAQADKVDGIVTTAWVPAVVAANSLRKIGDKRIKMVGIDHDEVVLKAIKDGYVHGTMLQNPYGQGYIGSFAMDKLRSGCKVNQNAPFKSTALTNQFIDSGTAFVGRDKVDTYIGAMEAVTEDLMASFESTYLVCN, encoded by the coding sequence ATGACCAAAGAGAATGTTTTTCAGGAATTTGGACGAAAAAGTTTTCGGACTTTAAAAAATTGCGTGTTAGGGACCACTCTGGCCTGTCTGACCGCTTCCCCCGTTTTGGCCTCCGACACTCGTGTGGCACTGGTACCCGGTGGACCACATCCTTACTTTGCAGCGTGGGAAAAAGCTGGGCAGGACGCCAAGCGGGACTTCGGTCTCTCGGGTGCAGACTATCGTGTTCCACAGAAATGGGAACTCAGCCAACAGAATCAGTTGCTAGAAAGCCTGCTCACTCAGGGCTACAATGGCTTCCTGATCTTCCCTGGAGATCCAGTTGGTACGAACTCAATTGCTAGCGAATTGACCGCGGAAGGAACACCTGTCATTGCCTTGGCTGGTTGTCTGAAGCAACCTACCCCTGCGGTGTTCTGCTTGGGAACAGACACGGGTAATTCAGCCTACCTAGGCACCAAGGAATTGATTAAGACCCTCGGTGGAAAAGGCAAGATCGCTCACTTTACGGGGTTTTTGGTAGATCCCAATACTCAACTGCGAATCGATGCGGTGCAGAAGGCTGCTAATGAAACCGGTGGAGCGGTGGAAGTCATTCAAGTGATTGCGGATATTGACGCTCCAGAGCCAGCCGAAGAGAAAATCAATGCCTTCCTCGCGGCACAAGCTGACAAGGTTGATGGAATCGTAACGACTGCCTGGGTTCCTGCAGTCGTGGCTGCCAATTCATTGCGGAAGATTGGGGACAAGCGCATCAAGATGGTGGGTATTGACCATGATGAGGTTGTACTAAAGGCAATCAAGGACGGCTACGTACACGGCACCATGTTGCAGAACCCATATGGTCAGGGCTACATCGGTTCCTTTGCAATGGACAAGCTACGAAGTGGCTGTAAGGTCAACCAGAATGCTCCCTTCAAGTCCACGGCTTTGACCAATCAGTTCATTGACAGTGGAACGGCTTTCGTGGGTCGTGACAAGGTCGATACCTACATCGGCGCGATGGAAGCGGTCACTGAGGACTTGATGGCTTCCTTTGAATCGACCTACCTAGTCTGTAACTGA
- a CDS encoding ABC transporter permease: MASAQESSLSTKINDQSSMRKFFFSNEFGLLFLIVVFATVFALLTAGFTSRFNLYALGRNISIDVVIGFSMMVVIVTGGLNLSVGSIGVSAVMFGGWLIEGMGSTLPVALILLLLGGALLGAINGVMVVRTGVHSFIITLATMSVFFGLMIWLTQAEAFRNLPPEVATFGRTKIYGYLSPLLLISSGVAIMLAVLYRYTSLGRNMLAAGANPTAAELSGVNVKRTFILCHALSGLLAALAATMLTCRTGAAIPSMTGHIGQDWLLPAFLAPVLGGTLLSGGKVSVLGTFFGAVLVSLLTNGLLLLQVSEFWVQAVLGALLLSAVLLEKLRNVVLLQNRFI, translated from the coding sequence ATGGCCTCAGCGCAAGAATCTTCACTCTCAACGAAAATCAATGACCAATCGTCGATGAGGAAATTTTTCTTTTCCAATGAGTTTGGCCTGTTGTTCCTGATTGTTGTATTTGCCACGGTCTTTGCGCTGTTGACCGCCGGCTTTACCTCACGCTTCAACCTGTATGCACTGGGTCGGAACATCTCCATTGACGTAGTGATTGGCTTTTCGATGATGGTGGTGATTGTCACAGGAGGGCTGAATCTCTCAGTAGGCTCGATCGGTGTGTCGGCAGTGATGTTTGGTGGCTGGCTGATTGAAGGGATGGGTAGTACTCTCCCCGTTGCTTTGATTCTACTGCTTTTGGGTGGTGCACTGCTTGGAGCCATCAACGGAGTGATGGTCGTACGGACAGGGGTGCATAGCTTCATCATCACCTTAGCCACGATGAGTGTTTTCTTTGGTTTGATGATCTGGCTGACGCAGGCAGAAGCCTTCCGGAATCTTCCACCAGAAGTTGCCACCTTTGGCCGTACTAAAATTTATGGCTATCTCTCTCCGCTGCTGTTGATCAGCTCCGGGGTCGCGATTATGTTGGCTGTTCTCTACCGCTACACCAGCTTGGGACGCAACATGCTGGCAGCCGGTGCTAACCCGACTGCTGCTGAACTCTCCGGAGTCAACGTCAAACGCACCTTCATCTTGTGCCATGCTCTCTCTGGGCTACTGGCTGCGTTGGCGGCTACGATGTTGACCTGTCGTACGGGAGCTGCGATTCCTTCAATGACAGGACATATTGGTCAGGACTGGCTACTACCTGCGTTTCTGGCACCAGTTCTCGGAGGCACCTTGTTAAGTGGGGGAAAGGTCTCTGTATTGGGTACCTTCTTCGGAGCCGTACTAGTCAGTTTGCTCACAAACGGTTTGTTGTTGCTGCAAGTCAGTGAGTTCTGGGTGCAAGCCGTATTGGGAGCTTTATTGCTCAGCGCTGTTCTTCTGGAAAAACTGCGAAATGTGGTTCTGCTTCAAAACCGCTTCATTTAG
- a CDS encoding ABC transporter permease — MPLQKLLKAEWSGLLLVVILAIMLIGYLKPSFLTPFNIQILLAAISVNMVIALAQMLIVGIGQMNLSVGAIGGLVAISFAGLMDIFQLPIPLAVLVGLLIGLAAGLFNGVIIAFTGISAFIITLASLSVFKGINLGITEAQPFYGVAESVKSFGNSSFIGTLPLLILPALLALIGVWFLLNRMRFGRHVLAVGASPTAAGLVGISVRNIVIGTHALSGLLAAVAGMMVVARLQIGQPTIGDDWLILSFAAPVIGGAVLAGGHVNVIGTLLGVTTIAIITQALVLFEIDPFIVQIFLGLLILWAVGINRLRDLRLTFFSKPA, encoded by the coding sequence ATGCCACTCCAAAAACTTCTGAAGGCTGAGTGGTCGGGACTGTTGTTGGTTGTGATCCTGGCTATCATGCTGATTGGTTACCTCAAGCCAAGTTTTCTGACTCCCTTTAACATTCAAATTTTGCTCGCTGCGATCTCGGTCAACATGGTAATTGCCTTGGCGCAAATGCTGATTGTAGGGATCGGCCAGATGAACCTCTCGGTGGGAGCAATCGGTGGACTCGTAGCCATCTCTTTTGCTGGATTGATGGACATCTTCCAGTTGCCTATTCCACTTGCAGTGCTTGTAGGTTTGCTAATTGGCTTGGCAGCAGGTTTGTTTAATGGAGTGATCATCGCCTTCACTGGTATCTCTGCATTTATCATCACCTTGGCGAGCCTCTCTGTCTTTAAGGGAATCAACCTCGGTATTACGGAAGCACAACCATTTTACGGAGTAGCAGAGTCAGTAAAATCTTTTGGAAATAGTAGCTTTATTGGAACTTTACCCCTGTTGATTTTGCCTGCTTTGCTAGCTCTAATTGGTGTTTGGTTTCTGTTAAACAGGATGCGGTTTGGGCGCCATGTTTTGGCGGTTGGCGCAAGCCCAACAGCAGCCGGTTTGGTGGGGATTTCTGTACGAAACATCGTAATTGGCACCCATGCCTTGTCAGGCCTGCTGGCTGCCGTTGCTGGAATGATGGTCGTAGCTCGGTTACAGATTGGACAACCAACGATTGGCGATGACTGGTTGATCCTCTCCTTTGCCGCACCGGTGATTGGAGGAGCTGTTTTAGCTGGTGGGCATGTCAACGTGATTGGCACTTTACTGGGGGTAACCACCATTGCCATCATCACCCAGGCGTTAGTCCTTTTTGAAATCGACCCCTTCATCGTACAGATCTTCCTGGGCCTCTTGATCCTTTGGGCGGTTGGTATCAATCGACTGCGTGATCTGCGCCTCACTTTCTTTTCAAAGCCAGCCTGA
- a CDS encoding sugar ABC transporter ATP-binding protein produces MSQQITLKASGISKSFPGVKALQNVEIELHAGSIHALLGENGAGKSTLIKILTGVYQPDEGSVNLLGQHVHFSDTNEARQQGIAVVHQERHLIPRFSVGENLFLDRLGENAWSWVDYPKLHEEAKPWLAAVGLDLDPQTPVKQLSVAKMQLVEIAQAISQKSRVLLMDEPTASLTPHETEKLFSLLQKLQDDGVTIVFVSHKLEEVLQICDYLTVLRDGQNTCTSEPIAQYDRQDLVQLMIGRKEQIPAWQTREVNRQSPKLELRQVSTEVGHQELNLQLYPGEILGFYGLIGAGRSELAKSLIGYFRMTKGEYLLDGKAIHVSGVSMARDRYAIGYLSEDRKSEGLILQHDVLQNSGITVWRKICSKLGWLSDQQVTQRVSPSIDKLEVKTPSLSQMVGNLSGGNQQKISVAKWLAAQVEILIVDEPSVGIDIKTKAYLHELIRELADQGTSILLITSDMPEIITLADRIIVMDEFLIKGDLPNTRNYEEMSTGIMNLIHS; encoded by the coding sequence ATGTCTCAGCAGATTACCCTGAAGGCCTCTGGTATTTCCAAGAGTTTCCCTGGTGTAAAGGCCCTACAGAATGTAGAAATTGAGCTGCATGCTGGTTCGATTCACGCCCTGCTTGGAGAAAATGGGGCTGGCAAGTCCACGCTGATCAAGATCTTAACGGGTGTGTATCAACCTGATGAAGGGAGCGTAAATCTCCTTGGACAGCATGTGCACTTCTCGGATACCAATGAAGCTCGCCAACAAGGAATTGCAGTGGTCCACCAGGAGCGCCATTTGATCCCTCGTTTCTCTGTTGGAGAAAATCTCTTTCTTGATCGCCTTGGAGAAAATGCTTGGAGCTGGGTCGATTATCCAAAATTGCATGAAGAAGCCAAACCCTGGCTTGCCGCTGTGGGATTGGATCTAGATCCCCAAACTCCAGTAAAGCAGCTCTCTGTTGCCAAAATGCAGCTCGTGGAAATTGCTCAGGCGATCTCACAGAAATCACGTGTCCTGCTCATGGATGAGCCGACGGCTTCCTTGACCCCTCATGAGACAGAGAAGCTCTTCTCCCTCTTGCAGAAGCTCCAGGACGATGGGGTCACGATCGTTTTTGTGAGCCATAAGCTTGAAGAGGTACTGCAAATTTGTGATTACCTGACTGTGTTGCGAGATGGTCAGAACACTTGTACCAGTGAACCAATTGCGCAGTACGACCGACAGGATCTGGTCCAACTGATGATTGGGCGGAAGGAACAGATTCCCGCCTGGCAAACTCGTGAAGTCAACCGACAAAGTCCAAAATTGGAGCTACGTCAAGTCAGCACAGAAGTGGGACACCAAGAACTGAATCTTCAACTGTATCCGGGAGAAATTCTTGGATTTTATGGATTGATTGGGGCGGGACGTAGTGAGTTGGCGAAGTCACTGATTGGCTATTTCCGAATGACAAAGGGAGAGTACTTGCTGGACGGTAAGGCAATTCACGTCTCTGGGGTGTCCATGGCGCGGGATCGCTATGCAATTGGCTATCTGAGCGAGGATCGAAAGTCAGAAGGTTTGATCCTACAGCATGACGTATTGCAGAATTCAGGCATCACCGTCTGGAGAAAGATTTGCTCCAAGTTAGGTTGGCTCTCCGATCAGCAGGTGACCCAACGTGTCTCACCTTCAATTGACAAGTTGGAGGTCAAGACACCTTCGTTGTCACAGATGGTGGGTAATTTGTCCGGAGGCAATCAGCAGAAGATCTCGGTAGCCAAGTGGCTGGCGGCTCAGGTGGAGATCCTGATCGTCGATGAACCGTCTGTTGGAATCGATATCAAAACCAAGGCCTACCTACATGAGTTGATTCGGGAACTGGCCGATCAGGGTACTTCAATTCTCCTCATCACCTCCGATATGCCAGAAATCATTACCTTGGCGGATCGTATCATCGTAATGGATGAATTTTTGATCAAGGGAGACCTACCGAACACCCGCAACTATGAAGAGATGAGCACCGGAATCATGAATTTGATTCATAGCTGA
- a CDS encoding aldehyde dehydrogenase family protein — protein MNSITKSNYDQILDKAAAIQRKWRKIPAPRRGELLRVFGNQLRESQEGIAHCIMTDAKKIQAEALGEVQEAIDMCDFAVGLSRQLYGLTIASERPEHKLQEAYHPLGVIGVITAFNFPCAVWSWNHCLAIVCGNSVVWKASPKALHVTAACKQAWDQTVQNCMPGEGFEDLLQLVEGHKEQAEWMADDARISLLSATGSTGMGKALAPRVATRLGKALYELGGNNGMVVSQHGNLDLAVRAIVFGAVGTAGQRCTTLRRLIVHESVYNELLSKLKPAYASLAVGDQFNAETLVGPLIDGAAVERMQNALSSARAKEYIVHGGEHLGDCLVRPAIVEVTEQCELVRTETFAPILYMLKYSELTEAIQLHNGVPQGLSSCIFTDNLQEAETFTSAVGSDCGIVNVNIGPSGAEIGGAFGGEKETGGGRESGSDAWKQYMCRSTITINYGKSLPLAQGIKFGD, from the coding sequence ATGAATTCCATCACTAAATCCAATTACGACCAGATTCTAGATAAAGCAGCAGCCATTCAGCGCAAGTGGAGAAAAATTCCAGCTCCGAGAAGAGGTGAATTGCTACGGGTCTTTGGCAATCAATTGCGCGAATCTCAAGAAGGCATTGCCCATTGCATCATGACCGATGCCAAGAAAATCCAGGCAGAAGCCCTGGGAGAGGTGCAGGAGGCGATCGACATGTGTGACTTCGCCGTAGGGCTTTCGCGGCAACTCTATGGGCTGACGATTGCCAGTGAGCGTCCAGAACACAAGCTACAAGAAGCCTATCATCCGTTGGGAGTCATTGGAGTAATCACTGCGTTCAACTTCCCCTGTGCCGTCTGGTCCTGGAACCATTGTCTCGCAATAGTTTGTGGGAACAGCGTGGTCTGGAAAGCTTCTCCCAAGGCGTTGCATGTTACTGCCGCTTGTAAGCAGGCCTGGGATCAGACTGTGCAAAATTGTATGCCTGGGGAGGGATTTGAGGATCTGTTGCAGTTGGTCGAAGGGCATAAAGAGCAAGCGGAGTGGATGGCTGATGATGCGCGCATCAGCCTGCTGAGTGCGACGGGTTCAACGGGGATGGGCAAGGCGTTGGCTCCACGAGTTGCCACCCGTTTGGGTAAGGCGCTCTACGAGCTCGGGGGGAATAACGGGATGGTTGTCAGCCAACATGGCAACCTCGATCTGGCGGTTCGGGCAATTGTCTTTGGGGCGGTTGGTACAGCAGGGCAGCGCTGCACCACCTTGCGTCGCTTGATCGTACACGAGTCGGTTTATAATGAACTGCTGTCCAAGTTGAAGCCAGCCTATGCGAGCTTAGCTGTTGGAGATCAATTCAATGCAGAAACCCTGGTTGGGCCATTGATCGATGGGGCAGCCGTTGAAAGGATGCAGAATGCCTTGTCTTCTGCAAGAGCAAAAGAATATATCGTTCATGGTGGAGAGCACCTCGGAGATTGCCTGGTGCGTCCGGCCATCGTTGAAGTGACAGAACAGTGTGAGTTGGTACGGACCGAAACCTTTGCACCGATCCTCTATATGCTGAAGTATTCAGAGTTGACGGAGGCAATTCAGCTACACAATGGTGTTCCCCAGGGTCTGAGTTCCTGTATCTTTACAGACAACCTGCAGGAAGCTGAGACCTTCACCTCGGCAGTTGGTTCAGACTGTGGGATTGTCAACGTGAATATCGGCCCCAGTGGTGCAGAAATTGGTGGCGCTTTTGGAGGAGAAAAGGAGACAGGGGGAGGCCGCGAATCTGGTTCCGATGCTTGGAAGCAATACATGTGTCGTAGCACGATTACTATCAATTATGGAAAGTCACTTCCCTTGGCTCAAGGGATCAAGTTCGGAGATTGA
- a CDS encoding aspartyl/asparaginyl beta-hydroxylase domain-containing protein, whose translation MPKGFYRVPDVQFDLQKMQEALQEVDSGVARQSPLGERDINAICLTQIPGDPNSITGGNVRGLFWTKPDHTGVEVQRDDPIDEEKYSEFVKLFEDTYFKEIYDTLISRYKLGRIRLLWKLPRTTLSWHRDPEPRLHIPIITNPGAHMVIEKVNHHMPADGSVWITNNTRYHNAFNGGEEDRVHLVATVLDCDLSIFDQS comes from the coding sequence ATGCCCAAAGGTTTCTATCGAGTGCCAGATGTGCAGTTCGATCTTCAGAAGATGCAGGAGGCCCTACAAGAGGTGGATTCCGGGGTGGCTCGGCAGTCTCCTCTTGGTGAACGAGACATCAACGCCATTTGCCTAACCCAGATTCCTGGTGATCCAAACTCAATCACGGGTGGGAATGTTCGCGGTTTGTTCTGGACCAAGCCTGATCATACTGGGGTTGAGGTGCAACGTGATGATCCGATTGATGAAGAGAAGTATTCGGAGTTCGTCAAATTGTTTGAGGATACCTACTTCAAGGAGATCTACGACACTTTGATCTCCCGCTACAAGTTGGGTCGAATCCGCCTGCTTTGGAAGCTCCCCCGCACCACTCTGAGTTGGCATCGTGATCCGGAGCCCAGACTTCATATCCCGATCATTACCAATCCTGGAGCCCACATGGTGATTGAAAAGGTCAACCATCACATGCCAGCAGACGGTTCCGTTTGGATCACGAACAATACTCGCTATCACAATGCCTTCAATGGTGGTGAAGAAGACCGAGTTCATTTGGTAGCGACTGTGCTGGATTGTGATCTGAGCATCTTCGATCAAAGTTGA
- a CDS encoding protein phosphatase 2C domain-containing protein has protein sequence MLTLPGLYALFDGATDPTKTMLDGITSGRFAALTCAEAVGRLWATQQLVQDEELLHQVNEQLEVVLLQKIAEGQLQAEGKPPSTTMVLAWDVGEELFFFLLGDSGVRLNGQEEIVLHKQIDHVSTLTRQTLFLLLSEQGLEGDELEYQTRQVVYYGLDRALEQGVLTATQQQDLLEHIKLNFPATAAEAMSFLKQGVVSQHRFANQGKLPMGYAALNGKSLAGEGMLCFSRSKASIKSLELFTDGYFSLPDEVTVAAWEGEFARIESIDPSKIDSCPAIKGSTSTEFSDDRSVLIVQYA, from the coding sequence TTGCTCACCCTGCCGGGCCTCTATGCCTTGTTTGACGGGGCAACTGATCCGACCAAAACAATGCTCGACGGAATTACCAGCGGACGCTTTGCGGCATTGACTTGTGCCGAAGCTGTCGGTCGACTTTGGGCAACTCAACAATTGGTGCAAGACGAAGAGTTGCTTCATCAAGTCAATGAGCAACTGGAAGTAGTCTTGTTACAGAAAATTGCGGAAGGCCAACTTCAAGCGGAAGGCAAACCGCCCTCAACCACAATGGTGCTTGCCTGGGATGTTGGCGAAGAGTTGTTCTTTTTCCTGCTGGGGGATAGCGGTGTGCGTCTGAATGGCCAGGAAGAGATAGTCTTGCACAAACAAATTGACCACGTCTCCACTCTCACGCGCCAGACGCTCTTCCTACTCTTGAGTGAACAGGGCTTGGAAGGTGATGAACTGGAATATCAAACCCGTCAGGTGGTGTACTACGGACTGGACAGGGCTCTCGAGCAGGGAGTATTGACGGCTACCCAACAGCAAGACCTGTTAGAGCACATCAAACTCAATTTTCCCGCTACAGCAGCAGAAGCAATGAGCTTTCTCAAACAGGGAGTGGTTTCGCAGCACCGCTTTGCCAATCAAGGGAAACTTCCCATGGGTTATGCTGCATTGAATGGAAAGAGCCTAGCTGGCGAGGGGATGCTTTGCTTTTCTCGTTCAAAGGCTTCCATCAAGAGCCTTGAACTCTTTACAGACGGCTATTTCAGTTTACCGGATGAAGTGACGGTGGCAGCGTGGGAGGGAGAGTTTGCCCGAATCGAATCCATTGATCCAAGTAAGATTGACAGCTGTCCCGCAATCAAGGGTTCCACTAGTACGGAGTTTTCTGACGATCGCTCGGTCTTGATCGTCCAGTACGCCTAA
- a CDS encoding iron ABC transporter permease, producing the protein MKRLFDFWNLILLGVVALIAIFLLWPLSQVLHLSFLDADTGEWTLKHYLKILSHRYYLTAVTNTLLVGMLGMLGACLLGIPLAYFMSRYRVRWRPFISTLAILALVSPPFIGAYAWIMLLGANGSITNFLRSLGLDPPLIYGLPGIVLVFSFKYYPFVFIMTEGALSAINRSYEEAAENLGYKTWERFLRITLPLAFPAVSTSAILCFVLSIADFGTPSIIGKNFRTLSTIAYNQYTTEMGGTPSLAVTISIILTIISILVVTAQRNFMKKRRYVSGISRKIEQQKPVGTQGLLIQGFCYLVVLISMLPNLIVIHTSFLATKGPVFSGGYAMGSYERVWREIDDSVANSFIFASLAVVLIVGVSGFISYVIVRKSNVWSGSLDSLLMVPYIVPGVVMAIGFVVTFNTWPLDLVGTALIIVLIVFIRRLPYGVRSTSATLRTVKPSVEEAAISLGVAPSRVFLKITLPLMLPGLIAGGMMSFITAINELSSTLILYTSSTMTMPVRVYLSVLDGEFGIAAALSTILLVSTAVCVFTVMKVSRSDGASFL; encoded by the coding sequence ATGAAGCGTCTATTTGACTTCTGGAACCTGATCCTTCTCGGTGTCGTAGCACTAATTGCGATATTTCTCCTCTGGCCCCTATCTCAAGTATTGCATCTTAGTTTCCTTGATGCAGATACAGGAGAATGGACGCTCAAACATTACCTGAAGATTCTTTCCCACCGTTACTACCTTACGGCAGTAACTAACACCCTGTTAGTTGGCATGCTTGGAATGCTTGGCGCCTGCTTGTTGGGAATTCCTCTAGCGTATTTCATGTCACGTTATCGAGTACGCTGGCGACCCTTTATCTCTACACTTGCAATCTTAGCTTTGGTTTCCCCTCCTTTCATCGGGGCTTATGCTTGGATAATGCTGCTGGGTGCGAATGGATCCATTACTAATTTTCTTCGCAGTCTAGGGCTTGATCCACCTCTGATTTATGGCCTGCCAGGAATTGTTCTTGTCTTCAGTTTCAAGTACTACCCTTTTGTTTTTATCATGACGGAGGGGGCGCTAAGTGCGATCAATCGATCCTATGAAGAGGCTGCGGAGAACCTGGGCTATAAGACCTGGGAACGATTTCTTAGGATTACTCTACCCCTGGCATTTCCAGCAGTTAGCACTAGCGCAATTCTTTGCTTCGTCTTGAGCATCGCGGATTTTGGGACTCCTTCCATCATTGGTAAAAACTTTAGGACTCTCTCCACAATTGCTTATAACCAATACACAACTGAAATGGGAGGAACTCCCTCATTAGCTGTGACAATCTCTATCATCCTAACCATAATTTCTATTTTGGTAGTGACCGCTCAGCGTAATTTCATGAAAAAGCGGCGCTATGTCAGTGGGATTTCACGAAAGATTGAGCAACAGAAACCAGTAGGGACACAAGGTCTCCTGATTCAAGGTTTCTGCTATCTAGTAGTGCTGATCAGCATGCTTCCAAACCTGATCGTAATTCATACTTCCTTCCTGGCCACCAAGGGCCCTGTCTTCAGCGGTGGCTATGCGATGGGTAGCTATGAACGGGTCTGGCGAGAGATTGATGATTCAGTCGCAAACAGCTTTATCTTTGCATCCTTGGCCGTTGTATTGATCGTTGGGGTCAGCGGATTCATTTCCTATGTAATCGTACGTAAAAGCAATGTATGGTCTGGATCACTCGATAGCCTATTGATGGTTCCCTACATCGTGCCAGGAGTGGTTATGGCAATTGGCTTTGTCGTCACTTTCAATACCTGGCCTTTAGATTTGGTTGGAACAGCTTTGATCATCGTCCTGATCGTTTTCATACGCCGTCTGCCCTACGGTGTTCGTTCCACTTCAGCAACCCTACGTACGGTTAAACCATCAGTTGAAGAGGCTGCTATCAGCCTTGGTGTGGCTCCCTCCAGGGTCTTCCTCAAAATCACACTTCCCCTAATGCTACCGGGCTTGATCGCTGGTGGGATGATGAGTTTTATCACAGCAATTAATGAACTATCGTCAACTTTGATCCTTTACACATCATCCACTATGACTATGCCGGTAAGAGTCTATCTCTCTGTATTGGATGGTGAATTTGGTATTGCAGCTGCCCTCTCAACAATTTTATTGGTCAGCACAGCAGTCTGTGTCTTCACGGTGATGAAGGTTTCCCGTTCTGATGGTGCCTCTTTTCTTTAA
- a CDS encoding ABC transporter ATP-binding protein, with product MSQVTVEAAVKKYGSFQALNQVSLDIPSGAFFTLLGPSGCGKTTLLRALAGFHDIDSGDLKIDRASIRSLSPHQRNIGMVFQDYAIFPHLNVEDNVGFGLKRLKLPNREYQKRMMDILQVVQLESLCKRMPHELSGGQQQRVGLARSLIMSPRVILMDEPLSNLDAQLREELRSEIRRIQKQLGITTIYVTHDQEEALAVSDLICVLNEGQVQQTGSPIEMYQNPANFFVASFVGGNNFIEVGKLSQNCSGQNPPEAFQNTGAAGWLASIRPEQIQLDPIKVSETDLLLDVELDEVNFLGREYHLSVNVSGNFLLKIIIPAGEQSSLLQTKQQHRISFDWRAIKFFDPDAEGRRMLVN from the coding sequence TTGTCACAAGTTACAGTTGAAGCTGCTGTAAAAAAATATGGTAGCTTCCAAGCCCTAAATCAGGTCTCACTGGATATTCCCAGTGGGGCCTTCTTTACACTGCTAGGTCCAAGCGGATGTGGTAAAACAACACTCCTGAGGGCTTTGGCAGGCTTCCATGATATTGACTCTGGAGATTTAAAAATCGACAGGGCTTCTATTCGCTCACTCTCCCCACATCAACGAAACATTGGCATGGTTTTTCAGGACTATGCCATCTTTCCTCACTTGAATGTGGAAGACAATGTTGGCTTCGGATTGAAGCGTCTTAAGCTCCCCAACAGGGAATATCAGAAGCGAATGATGGACATCCTGCAGGTTGTTCAATTGGAGTCACTGTGTAAAAGAATGCCACATGAACTGAGTGGAGGTCAGCAGCAAAGAGTTGGCTTGGCTCGGTCGTTGATTATGAGCCCGAGAGTAATTCTAATGGACGAACCTCTATCGAATCTGGATGCCCAGCTTCGTGAGGAACTTCGGTCCGAAATTCGTAGAATCCAAAAACAACTCGGTATCACCACAATTTATGTTACTCACGATCAGGAAGAGGCTCTTGCAGTTTCTGACCTGATTTGCGTGCTGAATGAAGGGCAGGTTCAACAAACTGGTTCACCAATTGAGATGTACCAAAACCCTGCAAATTTTTTTGTAGCTTCTTTTGTGGGTGGAAACAACTTCATTGAAGTAGGCAAGCTCAGCCAAAATTGTTCTGGTCAAAATCCACCAGAAGCATTTCAAAACACAGGGGCCGCTGGCTGGCTAGCTTCCATCAGACCTGAACAAATTCAGTTAGATCCAATAAAGGTTTCTGAGACCGATCTCCTGCTAGATGTTGAACTTGATGAAGTCAACTTTCTTGGACGTGAATATCACCTCAGTGTAAACGTTTCTGGTAATTTTTTACTTAAGATTATTATCCCTGCAGGAGAACAATCCTCTCTCTTACAAACCAAGCAACAACACAGGATTAGCTTTGATTGGAGAGCAATAAAGTTTTTTGACCCCGATGCTGAGGGGAGACGCATGTTGGTTAATTGA